GCCCGTAGCCCCCGATCGCGAGCAAGGCACAGGAAGACAGAGCCTCCACGGACTCCCCTTCGGCGCTCGAACTCTGAAGCGCATGAGACCAAATCTGCACCAGAAGAGCGTCAACGAACGAAGTCCGCACAGCGGCCAGCTTGAGCCCGCCCACACCTTCTCGATGCGCCTGCTCCAGAAGCACGTTGCCCCGCGCGTGCGACTCCTTGACGTGCCTCAAAAAGGCAGCGCGTTCCCATCCGCCAGCGGCTGAAGAAGCTTCTCTCAGCTCATTTTCATGTTCAGAAAGTTGTTCGAGCGAAGAAGTATTCATCCAAAAAAAGAAGAGGCTAGATTGCCTCCTCGCCCCGCTCTCCGGTGCGAATCCGGATACAATCTTCGACGGGAAGGACAAAAATCTTGCCGTCTCCGATTTTGTCCGTACGAGATGCTTTCATTATCACTTCGACGATGGCGTCGGTCTTCGAGTCCTCGGCAAGCACTTCCACCTTGATCTTGGGAAGAAAATCTACAACGTATTCGCTCCCGCGGTAGAGTTCCGTGTGGCCCTTCTGGCGGCCGAAACCCTTCACCTCCGTCACCGTCATCCCGGCGACGCCCACCGTGCCCAGCGCCTCCTTCACCTCATCCATCTTGAAAGGCTTGATAATCGCCACAATCAGTCGCATGCGGAAATCCCCCGACCCAGTACTCTCCATGACATGAAATACGG
Above is a window of bacterium DNA encoding:
- a CDS encoding P-II family nitrogen regulator, which gives rise to MRLIVAIIKPFKMDEVKEALGTVGVAGMTVTEVKGFGRQKGHTELYRGSEYVVDFLPKIKVEVLAEDSKTDAIVEVIMKASRTDKIGDGKIFVLPVEDCIRIRTGERGEEAI